The stretch of DNA actgtgcttcatattaaactgacatcactgtgcttcatattaaactgacatcactgtgcttcataataaactgacatcactgtgcttcataataaactgtgacatcaccgtgcttcataataaactgtgacgtcactgtgcttcataataaactgtgacatcactgtgcttcataataaactgtgacatcaccgtgcttcataataaactgtgacatcactgtgcttcataataaactgcgacatcactgtgcttcataataaactgcgacatcactgtgcttcataataaactgtgacatcactgtgcttcataataaactgtgacatcactgtgcttcataataaactgtgacatcactgtgcttcataataaactgtgacatcactgtgcttcataataaactgtgacatcactgtgcttcataataaactgacatcactgtgcttcatcctgtaatttgatgtcactgtgtataacaaccctgtagtgacatcacagtttattattcttgaatgctgacttcactgtgtatattttcccggtacaatgacatcactgtatagttaccctctactgtgacaacactgcgtttattaaccctgtagtggcaaatctgtttattgtccctgtacagagacattactgtttatattaactctgaactgtgatgtcactgtgcatatttaccctgtattgtcactcgcagtgcaaggtaaatatgtacagtggcattagggtatacaggcttaatatatacagtgatgtcacagtgcagtgtaagtatcaacagtgatgttgcagtatagagataacacacagtgatgttatagttcagagataatatacacagtgatgtcacagtacagggtaatatacacattgatgtcacagtacagggataatacacacagtgatgtcacagtacagggataatacacagtgatgtcacagtacagggataatacacagtgatgtcacagtacagggataatacacagtgatgtcacagtacagggataatatacacagtgatgtcatagtacagtgataatacacacagtgatgtcacaatacagagataatacacacagtgatgtcacagtacagagataatacacacagtgatgtcacagtacagagataatacacacagtgatgtcacagtacagggataatacacagtgatgtcacagtacagagataatacacacagtgatgtcacggtacagggagggataatatacacagtgatgtcatagtacagggataatatacacagtgatgtcatagtacagggataatacacagtgacgtcacagtacagggataatgcacagtgatgtgacagtacagagataatacacacagtgatgtcacagtactggaataatacacagtgatgtcacagtacaggaataatacacagtgatgtcacagtacaggaataatacacagtgatgtcacagtacagggataatatacagagtgatgtcacagtacagggataatatacagagtgatgtcacagtacagggataatacacagtgatgtcacagtacagagataatacacagtgatgtcacagtacaggagtaatacacagtgatgtcacagtacagggataatacacatagtgatgtcacaatacagggataatatacagagtgatgtcacagtacagggataatatacagagtgatttcacagtgcagggataatacacagtgatgtcacattacagggataatacacacagtgatgtcacagtacagggacaatacacaatgatgtcacagtacagagataatacacagtgatgtcacagtacagggataatacacagtgatgtcacagtacagggataatacacacagtgatgtcacagtacagggataatacacagagtgatggcacagtacagagataatacacagtgacgtcacagtacagggataatacacagtgatggcacagtacagagttaatacacagtgatgtcaaattacagggataatacacagagtgatggcacagtacagagataatacacagtgatgtcacagtacagggataatacacagtgatgtcacagtataaccatctcacagccggaccaccatgtaatttcagcagaaaataaagcagggcctcatgttcaagtttcgccaaaggcctcacaaagtctagagccgcctctggtcggccctaccatgggacccggtgggaccataagtcccaggtggcacttttcaggggcggcattttgctgcccccttttttttgtgcctagtaggttcatggtagggttggcgccgccgctgctcactgttctaaagcagctgcggggtataatagcgcagcgggcactttagacagtgagtctgcctccggccgaccgggggctgacgagggacgtcgcacaagtgacttacttctgcagacccgctcaggaggacgtcagtgacgtcactcgtcaggccgctgccggagaggagaagcgctgtgcagggcaggtaattgtgtctctgtgtgtgtctgtgtctgtctgtgtgtttgggggggctatggctacctaatgtgaggaatctatgctacctaatgtggggaaactatgttacctaatgtggggaatctgtgctacctaatgtggggaaactatgctacctaatgtggggaagctatgctacctaatgtggggaaactatgttacctaatgtggggaatctgtgctacctaatgtggggaaactatgctacctaatgtggagaaactatgttacctaatgtggggaatctgtgctacctaatgtgggcaaactatgctacctaatgtggggaaactatgttacctaatgtggggaaactatgttacctgatgtggggaatctgtgctacctattgtggggaaactatgctacctaatgtggggaaactatgttacctaatgtggggaatctgtgctacctattgtggggaaactatgctacctaatgtggggaaactatgctacctaatgtgggcaaactatgctacctaatgtggggaaactgctgcctgatgtagggaatctatgctacctaatgtggggaaactatgctacctaatgtgaggaaactatgctacctaaggtggggaatctatgctacctaatgttgggaatctatgctacctaatgtggggggcttgaatgagctgcggcatatgggaggccttaataaattttatacagcaagtgacatatgggggtccacctgagtaagtgacacatgaagggggggtgctgaacaattgatgtcttcttggggggggggggcacaggcacaagggccctctgctgtctgtgtccgcccctgggtagagaataaggggtaaagtggaacatagaacaaaagctgttatttttttcttaatttttttttaatgaagtaaacgagataaaggtaagcaatgacttttcctcaatctaaagcgcggtcctcatcggcaggaagcagtgaggaggaggaggatgacggaggttctgattccatctctgcttctttttcgtccctctctatatatagggccgtggccatgaagaaggcccctccgatgactgccattatggtgcaggtcatgagggcatactccaggctgcggtatttcagaagaggggatttggcatatcctcgttcgtaggtgtcagatatcaggccgatgaggtacgggctgccggcgtcacctaggaggtgatagattgtcatctgcacggccagggctgaagatctcctccacggagttactacttttagtataatgtcagatatgagggtgaaatttactgacagaagcgtctctccgatgaagatgaagatgttggtggcaacgaggctgatgttgccaaaagtcaatgccaacagaagaaaaggggcggagagcatcatcgcgcatccacacacaagcgggtccgcccgtgggttggatttgcgatatcgtttacttatctccgtccctgctacaactcccagaatgccggaaacgactgtaaccacaccaaatattaggatgtcgtgatagtcacacggttcagcacggcaagggtccttctcttgtaggagtgttcgtgcgtgggtcaggtatgacggaccccatacacctatggctcccactatgaaggatacagccgtcgatcccatggtggttaacatgaagcttcgatttttaaatagttttttcagatctgtcgcccatttggcaaacttctgggatttgttgttcttcttcccgtttgtagtcgttcttggaagctcctttgtgaccaaaatcatcaaagccacagctatgaggcccaggccaggggtgacccgaaatgcccagtgccaatcgccccttgctgcatcagtcactttgggcccgatgatgtatcctagtccgcagcctacaggtatgacggagtaaaacacgttcagcatgcgggtccgctggtcacttgtaaaaaggtctgcaatgatggagggggcgatggtgcagaaagtcgcctctccggctccaaccagcccactcgtcagcaggaagagcaggaagtacccgtcagggatgaatgacagagtaagtgtcatgctcagccaaacgatgactcctgcgcaaacagtatatttcttattacagtggtcgcccaaatatccggcaattggtgcgaccagcacgtagcttccaatgaacaatgtattcaataagccggacagactagcattggtgtcatatgctttctgtatataaggcagcacccccgccacgctggagcgatttgcatagatgagcaaattaacaaaggcgaggatcactacggtgatgatggaacgtgcggtggacatcacgcttagagatggcaggttctgcctctcagggatatcgtccttttctacatccatatcactatggtcctccattgcttcttcctcctccttcagcaatgggtcttgtggagaggccatggtcacaggtcagagcctgaaaacactagagagagagagagataagtgaacacattagacaacatgtcatcattcctgtcattatacaatagatccttcatacagagcagaaatgttcagcacagaaccacaagataacactaagaccatcgcagcctcagaagaagacgcttctctataagtgttttatatggagacatcttccctgaggttaccaatgtctgataaccctgaacctgtctggtactagtaatatctgataaccctgaacctgtctggtcctagaaatatctgataaccctgaacctgtccggtcctagtaatatctgataaccctgaacctgtccggtcctagtaatatctgataaccctgaacctgtccggtcctagtaatatctgataaccctgaacctgtccggtcctagtaacatctgataaccctgaacctgtccggtcctagtaatatctgataaacctgaacctctccggtcatagtaatatctgataaccctgactctgtcccagtaatggtggattataagggcttggctgtatggtcactgggccatgtgaacttcatactgcagatacaattgggctatcctgctatatacatttactaataatgaacctgccccacctcattgggatctatccgtccccctatatgactttctgccactagttgatttgaaaattttccctttcggagtacccagagtatttctattgttagtacacacagaattctattatatacttattatatttctgccctaatctttctgttattcttttactacaccaccaaatctttctcatacttatatcttttagaacttcatgaattaggactctttttttggggggcttttttgggcataattgcattttagcagttttgcaagaaaaagctgtggtcatgatactatctgtgtgttttattatgtttaatgcctaagccaagtattgtcacaatgctatgagaaatataacttttgttatttcttttggaaattaatttcttgttttttttttttgctaaaaaaaaatgcaacagcaataaaaaaaaaactgtcaaacaaaaagccctgtgtatgtatgaatagaagaggctgagacttaccttgtggttctctcttcagacaaggaacggtcaaaatcttgaattctctatcgcaaatagaaactctctaagaaacactttgcaacacaggttgtgaatgcaaaacacactgaagagactgcagccggcgcgcacctccttgtacagcttacggtgacatcatcacaagcatgtgtgacatcacagggttctaaaccatcttcaggtatgtgcatatctgtatagtaaatgtgagtagccatattaatccagtgatgcagattgtaataccttttttattggactaacagaattttgtagagacaaactttcgggattcctccctgataatttataaagtcctttgatcattagtccttgtctattggacttgataaagggaggaatcctgaaagcttgtctctacaaaattctgttagtccaataaaaaaggtattacaagagactgcaacatattttttgatttgtgtgtatatatatatatatatatatatatatatagttccaagcgtgactaggtgcctccagctagggtccgtgtccaggatcctgcatacgtagttccaaggaaaatgctgtggcactcaaggtatggggaaaaaatgaaaactatttattcatcccaaatgtgcaaagagcaacgtttcaatggtctcacaccatcattatccagccacttgataatgatggtgtgagaccattgaaacattgctctttgcacatttgggatgaataaatagttttcgttttttcaccataccttgagtgccacagcattttccttggaactacgtatgcaggatcctggacccggatcctagctgcaggcacctactcacgctttaggagtgctgctttgttctttgacatatatatatatatatatatatatatatatatatatatatatatatatacatattaatatacacctagaaatacatcaaggacataaaaacatcttttagaaaaatatttctccaggcctgccgagtatatccccgtacttcacagtgtcttcttagtttatatattttaatcttttgaccttttaaccccactaggaccaagggcttcctgggacttaaaggggtattccaggccaaaactttttttatatatcaactggctccagaaagttaaacagatttgtaaattacttctattaaaaaatcttaatcctttcagtacttatgaccttctgaagttaaggttctttttttctgtctaagtgctctcttatgacacctgtctcgggcaacgcccagtttagaagcaaatccccatagcaaacctcttctaaactgggcgtttcccgagacaggtgtcatcagagagcacttagacagaaaagaacaaccttaacttcagaagctcataagtactgaaagggttaagattttttaatagaagtaatttacaaatctgtttaactttctggagccagttgatatatataaaaaagtttttgcctggaatacccctttaagattgaaccgattattattgatatatgtcatgaatgcatcaacggtcagatggtcggacgaccaaattatgaccacatcgtctacataccttccataccatgcgaggcatgtggaaaatggattggtgtcagaaaaaataaactgctcctcccaccaaaaaacaaaaaggttagcccgagctggtgatgactttgctcccattgaagcacccgtgcgctgcaaataaaaattgttaccaaacataaaataattgtgttttaacacaaaatctaccacctcaataatgtaatgtctcaaatccacataatatttagaaaatctcatcagtatatccgagatagctgataatgccaggtttttcggaatactggaatagagcgattcaatgtcgcaagtaagccacgacagagaatcgctccatgtgaatttagttcttctgaccaggagtttactgaaaattcagattgttcagatatCACGGAaactagcggggactcagaaccgcaatatgtgaacactcacaagaatcgcaatgcgagaagacagtcaaaaaacgaggaaggcgcggtggcagaaaacataggaagaagagcttcggagcgtaacaaggacaaacggaaaaagtaataaaaggattttcaagtcattaacatttctgcacaaatcattacagatgaagaaacctcggtcctgtggaaaggactgggtttctctcctacacatcattttgatgtttatcggacaattttggatataaataaatttgtgagaactttaacagttaagaaacatttttttgtggaaaatgctgatgaaccatcggacccacctcaactttctataaaccctgatttaccactaatgcatacgttagcagaacaaattgcttttagagatctctgtctccttgaaaatagtgggatatctatttgtgatgaagtgaatactgcacataccttgtccactaaaaaccaaaatttttaccccatacagaccagaccagcaatttttgattggttccaggaccttatcatgaaagatttggttaatctacaatcaaggcggctcggtagtatgtatggacacgggactgtatatcaatttaaatgaaaatctactatctgatgataaaacttaccttaaactttgtggggatcccactgaaccttttaaaaaagaactgttgactctgttggaagaggggaaagccagatctattttgacccaaaaagaagtggattatattttcgtgcctgctccaattattcctatcttccactcgctacccaagctgcataaggaccaATTCCAGCCTccgatgcgtccgatcgtggcggggatcggatcccttaacgagcacctatgcgagtggttggactcagtactgcaacctctggttatgcaatgcccaagttatatcaaggacactaagcacttgctaaaaatcatggatgaattcacatggagcgattctctgtcgtggcttacttgcgacattgaatcgctctattccagtattccgcaaaaccaGGCATtttcagctatctcggatatactgatgagattttctaaatattctgtggatttgagacattacattattgaggtggtagattttgtgttaaaacacaattattttatgtttggtaacaatttttatttgcagcgcacgggtgcttcaatgggagcaaagtcatcaccagctcgggctaagctttttgttttttggtgggaggagcagtttttctgacaccaatccattttccacatgcctcgcatggtatggaaGGTATGTATCCGATgtgttcatcatttggtcgtccgaccatctgaccgttgatgcattcatgacatatatcaataataatgggttcaatcttacgtttacccacacatggtgtaaaagtgaaaccccctttttggatgtcatattacgtggcaaccctgatacaaataaaattgaggttgatccttacagaaaaaagatatcaggcaataacatcctaagggcgaattccaaacaaacagtaagagccataccagtaggtgaacttatacgaattaagcggaacagttcttccgccgaggtgtaccgcagggaagctgatgcagcatgcacacgcctggcggctcgaggttaccctggatggctcttgaaaaaagctcggtcgagagtggatcctatggatcgaaaatccctttttacaagtaagcaaccaactgaatcacaagattgtcctacctttgtcaccacgtacagtccagaatttaatgacatcaaacgcattgtaattaaacacttacctttgctatcaacagatcccacggtaggggagattataaagtcaggtgtgagatttgcagcgaggcgggcacctactctatccaatctccttgttcccagtatggtggacacggctagtgttaccccccagtggattagcaccaagggcttccacaagtgcggtatatcacggtgtgtggtatgtccctttgccgaaaaatgccagaaaatagaaggtacggtggatggcaaatgccatgtcattcacaactttataaactgtgatagcacttttg from Hyla sarda isolate aHylSar1 chromosome 5, aHylSar1.hap1, whole genome shotgun sequence encodes:
- the LOC130272533 gene encoding protein spinster homolog 1-like; this encodes MASPQDPLLKEEEEAMEDHSDMDVEKDDIPERQNLPSLSVMSTARSIITVVILAFVNLLIYANRSSVAGVLPYIQKAYDTNASLSGLLNTLFIGSYVLVAPIAGYLGDHCNKKYTVCAGVIVWLSMTLTLSFIPDGYFLLFLLTSGLVGAGEATFCTIAPSIIADLFTSDQRTRMLNVFYSVIPVGCGLGYIIGPKVTDAARGDWHWAFRVTPGLGLIAVALMILVTKELPRTTTNGKKNNKSQKFAKWATDLKKLFKNRSFMLTTMGSTAVSFIVGAIGVWGPSYLTHARTLLQEKDPCRAEPCDYHDILIFGVVTVVSGILGVVAGTEISKRYRKSNPRADPLVCGCAMMLSAPFLLLALTFGNISLVATNIFIFIGETLLSVNFTLISDIILKVVTPWRRSSALAVQMTIYHLLGDAGSPYLIGLISDTYERGYAKSPLLKYRSLEYALMTCTIMAVIGGAFFMATALYIERDEKEAEMESEPPSSSSSSLLPADEDRALD